The Primulina eburnea isolate SZY01 chromosome 6, ASM2296580v1, whole genome shotgun sequence genome contains a region encoding:
- the LOC140833470 gene encoding zinc finger protein JAGGED-like isoform X1: protein MRSEGNPLDLNNLPEDYGKQTSEDSSSSAGTWLCYRKKKNGGKEAKDECGKVYECRFCSLKFCKSQALGGHMNRHRQERETETLNKARQLVFSNDLAPTTHHLGYVSSNGQAMQHGGYHHQPTNMSDPSLPFRSIYPTRLFPASSPLIPPPPPMYTSPQRLLPFPNRPPINEYYVGHVLSNPTFGAAHNEGNYTCIGAPVGHGGGVRDMTLQNQEEGLNWGRR, encoded by the exons AT GAGATCAGAGGGAAATCCATTAGATCTTAATAACTTACCGGAAGATTACGGCAAACAGACCTCTGAAGATAGCTCTTCATCTGCTGGTACATGGCTTT GCTACAGGAAAAAGAAAAACGGCGGTAAGGAAGCAAAAGATGAGTGTGGGAAGGTGTATGAATGCAGGTTTTGTTCCCTTAAGTTCTGCAAATCTCAAGCTCTTGGGGGACACATGAACCGCCACCGCCAAG AAAGGGAGACAGAAACATTGAACAAGGCTCGTCAACTTGttttcagtaatgatttagCCCCAACTACCCATCACTTAGGCTATGTTTCAag caATGGGCAAGCAATGCAACATGGAGGGTACCATCATCAACCAACCAACATGTCCGATCCATCCTTGCCTTTCAGATCCATATACCCTACAAGATTGTTTCCCGCATCCTCACCACTCATACCACCGCCACCACCTATGTACACTTCTCCTCAGCGTCTGCTGCCGTTCCCTAACAGGCCACCGATAAACGAGTACTATGTGGGGCATGTGCTCTCGAATCCGACATTCGGAGCAGCCCATAATGAAGGCAACTACACCTGCATCGGAGCACCGGTGGGGCATGGCGGAGGTGTTAGAGACATGACACTGCAGAATCAAGAAGAGGGATTGAACTGGGGCCGGAGATAA
- the LOC140833470 gene encoding zinc finger protein JAGGED-like isoform X2 has translation MRSEGNPLDLNNLPEDYGKQTSEDSSSSAVGGYRKKKNGGKEAKDECGKVYECRFCSLKFCKSQALGGHMNRHRQERETETLNKARQLVFSNDLAPTTHHLGYVSSNGQAMQHGGYHHQPTNMSDPSLPFRSIYPTRLFPASSPLIPPPPPMYTSPQRLLPFPNRPPINEYYVGHVLSNPTFGAAHNEGNYTCIGAPVGHGGGVRDMTLQNQEEGLNWGRR, from the exons AT GAGATCAGAGGGAAATCCATTAGATCTTAATAACTTACCGGAAGATTACGGCAAACAGACCTCTGAAGATAGCTCTTCATCTGCTG TAGGAGGCTACAGGAAAAAGAAAAACGGCGGTAAGGAAGCAAAAGATGAGTGTGGGAAGGTGTATGAATGCAGGTTTTGTTCCCTTAAGTTCTGCAAATCTCAAGCTCTTGGGGGACACATGAACCGCCACCGCCAAG AAAGGGAGACAGAAACATTGAACAAGGCTCGTCAACTTGttttcagtaatgatttagCCCCAACTACCCATCACTTAGGCTATGTTTCAag caATGGGCAAGCAATGCAACATGGAGGGTACCATCATCAACCAACCAACATGTCCGATCCATCCTTGCCTTTCAGATCCATATACCCTACAAGATTGTTTCCCGCATCCTCACCACTCATACCACCGCCACCACCTATGTACACTTCTCCTCAGCGTCTGCTGCCGTTCCCTAACAGGCCACCGATAAACGAGTACTATGTGGGGCATGTGCTCTCGAATCCGACATTCGGAGCAGCCCATAATGAAGGCAACTACACCTGCATCGGAGCACCGGTGGGGCATGGCGGAGGTGTTAGAGACATGACACTGCAGAATCAAGAAGAGGGATTGAACTGGGGCCGGAGATAA
- the LOC140834258 gene encoding uncharacterized protein isoform X2 yields MDNTSVTSKGTKTDKVRRIWTAPEEEVLIVALKDIIGKGYKTDNGFRNGYLPLLETALRNAFNDSDLRGHPHITSKIHVWKKQYGCLTSMLGKSGIGWNDTENMIDATNEAWDALLKVDNSVRVMRYKRWPHYKDWCEIFGYDRATGDRVETFSAVVHDVLNMTQPEPIDMEFVMDDFYRPVEGDGESVSVAQTIPSNPSGVSKVRSKKRKQLDEVDNQIVAAINNLAEITKETMSNLIKEMASDSKIEIAMDSVLATLGTIPELSSDDKVHVAELLVDNPNKLALFLRLNLEGKISLIKRLLNP; encoded by the exons ATGGATAACACAAGTGTGACTTCGAAAGGTACCAAAACAGATAAGGTGAGACGTATCTGGACAGCCCCTGAGGAGGAGGTTCTAATTGTGGCGTTGAAAGATATAATAGGCAAAGGCTATAAAACAGACAACGGATTCCGCAATGGGTATCTACCTTTATTGGAAACTGCATTGAGGAACGCATTCAATGATTCAGACTTACGCGGTCACCCCCACATTACTTCAAAAATACACGTGTGGAAGAAACAGTACGGATGTTTGACATCAATGCTAGGCAAGAGTGGGATTGGTTGGAATGACACCGAAAACATGATAGACGCTACGAATGAGGCATGGGACGCGTTACTTAAG GTTGACAATAGTGTTCGAGTCATGCGGTACAAGAGGTGGCCCCACTACAAAGATTGgtgcgaaatatttggatacgATAGAGCAACAGGTGATCGAGTGGAGACCTTTTCAGCTGTTGTTCATGATGTCTTAAATATGACGCAGCCTGAACCCATTGACATGGAATTTGTCATGGATGACTTTTACCGGCCAGTTGAAGGAGATGGTGAATCAGTGTCTGTTGCTCAAACTATCCCCTCCAACCCATCTGGAGTTTCAAAGGTGAGATCAAAGAAACGCAAGCAATTAGACGAAGTTGACAACCAAATTGTTGCTGCAATCAATAATCTAGCTGAAATCACAAAGGAAACAATGTCCAATCTCATAAAAGAAATGGCATCTGATTCGAAAATTGAAATTGCTATGGACAGTGTGTTGGCGACCTTAGGAACCATTCCGGAATTAAGTTCGGACGATAAAGTGCATGTGGCGGAGTTACTGGTGGATAACCCCAACAAACTAGCTTTGTTCTTGCGTCTTAATCTCGAAGGAAAGATCAGCTTAATCAAGCGCCTACTTAATCCATAA
- the LOC140834258 gene encoding uncharacterized protein isoform X1 encodes MDGRRHNIRIFLLLHEMMVRTIFLVCLLIRHRTRCIADRRRQARRTLVSYNMTERSNAQMNHLRRIIETGDVQCVVNLRMNRNSFAQLCYLLTHVGGLGHSRYVRTEEKVAMFLSILAHHKKNRVIGHDYLRSGQTISTHFHEVLGSVLKLHTILLVKPSPVDETCTDETWKWFQGCVGALDGTYINVHVPILDKGKYRTRKGTIAVNVLGVCDRDMNFIYALCGWEGSAADARVLRDALSRDDGLKVERGSYYLCDNGYANVQGFLTPYRRVPYHRDSWGNRTNAPQNYKELFNWRHSKARNVIERAFGLLKKRWAILRSPCFYPLKTQNRIIMACILLHNFIRAQMPDNLVDELEEETLSPMPQNENYFIEDFNSSDAWDSWRDNFAMSMYHN; translated from the exons ATGGACGGGAGACGTCATAACATTAGAATTTTCCTACTGCTACATGAAATGATGGTCCGTACAATCTTTCTGGTATGTCTTCTAATACGACATCGCACGAGATGTATCGCCGATCGACGTCGTCAAGCACGTAGAACGTTAGTTTCGTACAACATGACGGAAAGAAGTAATGCACAAATGAACCATTTGCGAAGAATTATTGAAACCGGAGATGTTCAATGTGTGGTGAATTTGAGGATGAATAGAAATTCATTTGCACAACTTTGTTACTTGCTAACACACGTCGGGGGGCTGGGCCACTCTAGATATGTTAGGACAGAAGAGAAAGTGGCTATGTTTTTGTCTATTTTGGCGCATCATAAAAAGAACCGAGTCATTGGTCACGATTATCTACGAAGTGGTCAAACAATCAGCACCCATTTCCACGAAGTGTTGGGGTCAGTATTGAAGTTACATACTATACTGCTTGTGAAGCCTTCCCCGGTCGATGAAACCTGCACGGACGAGACGTGGAAATGGTTCCAG GGTTGTGTTGGTGCGTTGGATGGTACATATATAAATGTTCATGTGCCTATATTAGACAAGGGAAAATACAGAACCAGAAAAGGAACCATTGCCGTGAATGTTCTGGGAGTGTGCGATCGAGATATGAACTTTATCTATGCGCTCTGTGGGTGGGAAGGATCTGCAGCGGATGCCCGAGTGCTTCGTGATGCATTATCACGTGATGACGGTCTTAAAGTTGAAAGAG GTTCTTACTACTTGTGCGACAACGGATATGCAAACGTCCAGGGATTCTTGACGCCATATAGAAGAGTACCATACCATAGAGATTCTTGGGGCAATCGCACAAATGCTCCCCAAAATTATAAAGAACTCTTTAATTGGAGACACAGCAAAGCTAGGAATGTCATTGAAAGAGCTTTTGGGTTGCTTAAGAAAAGATGGGCTATTCTTCGAAGTCCTTGTTTCTATCCACTTAAAACTCAGAACAGAATCATAATGGCCTGCATTCTGTTACACAACTTCATTCGAGCTCAAATGCCGGACAATCTTGTCGATGAGCTTGAAGAGGAGACATTAAGCCCAATGCCACAGAATGAGAATTACTTTATCGAGGATTTTAATTCCTCTGATGCATGGGATTCGTGGAGAGATAACTTTGCAATGTCGATGTACCACAACTAA